Below is a window of Pyrobaculum aerophilum str. IM2 DNA.
GACAAGTGACTGTAGACGGCGTGACGTATAAATTAGAGGAGCCCTTCATCGTCTTAGCCACGCAGAATCCCGTTGAGTTCCGCGGCGTGTACCCCCTCCCAGAGGCAGAGCTTGACAGATTTCTCATTCAGCTCTCCGTGGGCTACCCCAGCCCCGGCGAAGAGGCGGAGATATTAAGACGCCGCATTTCCTGGAGAGGCGACGACCCCTCTATTTATGTAAAACCTGTGACAAATAGAGAGGAAATTATCCAGTGGATGCAATACGTTGAGGCCGTATATGTAGACGAGGCAATTATTCAATACATCGTGAGAATAGCCCAGGCCCTCAGGACGCACCCCCTCAACGCCTATGGGCCCAGCCCCAGGGGCTCCATAGCCCTTATGAAAATATCCAGAGCCCTTGCCCTTTTAGACGGGAGAAATTACGTAGCGCCAGACGACGTGAAAAAGGCGGCGGTGGCAGCCCTGGCGCACAGAATAGCGCCTAAAGAGGGAGACCCCAGGGATTTAGTGAGAGAGGTTTTAAACAAAACCCCCATCCCCTATTAGAGATACCTATTGAGAAGGGCCATTACCCGCCTGAGGTGGCGCAGGCGCCTACGCCTATTCCACCTCTCCACAAGCTTGGCGACTAGCGGCGGCGCAAAGGGAGACGGCTCAATGTCCTTATATGCCAAGGCCGCCCGCACTACCTCTAGAACTCGCCCCTCATCAACGCCGCCCTTGGCCATGTAGTACGCCACGTACGTCGTAAGTAGCGA
It encodes the following:
- a CDS encoding AAA family ATPase; the protein is MRKVVDVLAGYYVAPRETLELLLSAIIARGHVLFNDPPGLGKTTLAKILAKALGLNFRRIQFTPDMLPSDVIGVNVWRPHEGRFEFIRGPVFTNILLADEINRAPPKTQAALLEAMEERQVTVDGVTYKLEEPFIVLATQNPVEFRGVYPLPEAELDRFLIQLSVGYPSPGEEAEILRRRISWRGDDPSIYVKPVTNREEIIQWMQYVEAVYVDEAIIQYIVRIAQALRTHPLNAYGPSPRGSIALMKISRALALLDGRNYVAPDDVKKAAVAALAHRIAPKEGDPRDLVREVLNKTPIPY